The Prevotella fusca JCM 17724 genome includes a window with the following:
- a CDS encoding BACON domain-containing protein, with protein sequence MCRFKKSSLAALLLFFLTAVFSCSIQEEEGRWAPMKWTSDRPGDPRKITAPAEGGTYKLVCINYGGPWISNVTTADTTIYSGSKDQDFRHIKYDWYDVSVKENTFNITLQPNATGKERKLSIVVTAGDIFDYIEIIQGK encoded by the coding sequence ATGTGTAGATTTAAAAAGAGTTCGCTTGCCGCACTGCTACTATTTTTTCTGACTGCTGTATTCAGCTGCAGCATACAAGAAGAGGAGGGTCGCTGGGCTCCTATGAAGTGGACATCAGACCGCCCTGGTGACCCAAGAAAGATTACAGCTCCAGCTGAAGGAGGAACATATAAGTTAGTGTGTATCAATTACGGAGGACCATGGATCAGCAACGTGACAACTGCTGACACAACAATTTATTCCGGGAGCAAAGACCAAGATTTCCGACATATCAAATATGATTGGTATGATGTATCAGTAAAAGAAAATACTTTTAATATTACTCTTCAACCCAATGCAACAGGCAAGGAACGCAAGCTATCCATTGTTGTAACAGCGGGTGACATCTTCGATTATATAGAGATAATACAAGGTAAATAA